Proteins co-encoded in one Spirosoma endbachense genomic window:
- a CDS encoding FAD-dependent oxidoreductase has translation MPTTRRHFLKLSGLSGLAITAGLAELHAGNAIPLAENDYDLIIVGATPGGIMAAVAASRLGKKSLILERTAHIGGLPANGLGATDIATRGATGGLFLEFVQRIRAHYVGKYGADSQQVKDCSDGYHFEPSVAARIFADFLKESPNATVLTMRQFDFEPENLTIQNNKIEGIRVTDRNTKKAETYRGRFFIDATYEGDLIAAAGVPFFLGREGKSDYNEVGAGRVYKYWAGPEGPGSTFQGDNAVQSYNYRLCVTNDPTIRVKIQKPARYNREEYVSLIDDVKTGTYTGVAMMKLTDAQKVENQRRAKAGSPPDMPGMPKGIAWLTNMVKLPNGKNDGNNQHHAFISTDLPEENWPYPTSGWEWRDRFAQRLRDYTEGLFYFAQNDSELPDWFRKECAEWGWAKDEYTDNGHFPRQLYVREGRRMKGKYIFKAQDAQPVRPGERPPLHPDSITASHYALDSHAVRKREAGRIHLDGFISYPSAVYTVPFRVIVPDSPLENLLAPVPASATHIGFSTLRMEPCWMALGQAAGTAAALCVQKSQSVHELAVPELQSALLQQKAILVYSKGMATTDPNFEANQLATLKGK, from the coding sequence ATGCCCACAACCCGACGGCACTTTCTGAAACTATCCGGCCTGAGCGGTCTGGCCATCACAGCTGGGCTCGCCGAACTCCACGCTGGCAATGCCATCCCGCTCGCAGAAAACGACTACGACCTGATCATCGTGGGTGCAACACCCGGCGGGATTATGGCGGCAGTAGCGGCTTCCCGACTGGGCAAAAAATCGTTGATTCTGGAGCGGACAGCGCACATTGGTGGCTTGCCTGCCAATGGCCTTGGTGCTACCGACATTGCAACCCGTGGTGCCACCGGTGGCTTGTTTCTTGAATTTGTTCAGCGCATCAGGGCGCATTATGTCGGGAAATATGGTGCCGATTCACAACAGGTGAAAGATTGTTCGGATGGATACCATTTCGAACCGTCGGTAGCTGCCAGAATCTTCGCTGATTTTCTGAAGGAAAGCCCCAACGCTACCGTTCTGACCATGCGGCAATTCGACTTTGAACCCGAAAATCTAACGATTCAGAACAATAAGATTGAAGGTATACGGGTAACCGATCGAAACACGAAAAAGGCAGAAACATACCGGGGACGTTTTTTTATCGATGCCACCTACGAAGGTGATTTGATTGCGGCCGCAGGTGTTCCCTTCTTTCTTGGCCGAGAGGGTAAGTCTGATTACAATGAAGTCGGAGCCGGGCGGGTGTATAAATACTGGGCCGGACCGGAAGGGCCGGGCTCGACGTTTCAGGGCGATAATGCCGTTCAATCGTATAATTACCGGCTTTGCGTAACGAACGATCCGACGATTCGGGTGAAAATTCAGAAACCGGCTCGTTACAATCGGGAGGAATACGTATCGTTGATCGACGATGTCAAAACGGGAACGTATACCGGTGTTGCCATGATGAAACTGACCGACGCGCAGAAGGTCGAAAATCAGCGACGGGCAAAAGCTGGTTCACCTCCCGACATGCCCGGCATGCCGAAAGGTATTGCCTGGCTGACGAATATGGTTAAGCTGCCCAACGGGAAGAATGACGGCAATAACCAACACCATGCTTTTATTTCGACGGATTTGCCAGAAGAAAACTGGCCTTATCCAACGTCGGGCTGGGAATGGCGGGACCGCTTCGCCCAACGGCTTAGGGACTATACGGAGGGCTTGTTTTACTTTGCGCAAAACGACTCTGAACTGCCTGACTGGTTTCGGAAAGAATGCGCCGAGTGGGGGTGGGCCAAAGACGAATACACCGACAATGGTCATTTTCCCCGGCAACTCTACGTTCGAGAGGGTCGACGGATGAAAGGCAAATACATTTTCAAAGCGCAGGATGCACAACCCGTCAGGCCGGGTGAACGACCTCCGCTCCACCCCGACAGTATAACGGCCAGCCACTACGCCCTTGATTCGCACGCTGTTCGGAAACGGGAAGCGGGTCGAATTCACCTGGACGGCTTTATTAGTTATCCGTCGGCGGTTTATACCGTACCGTTCCGGGTGATTGTGCCAGACTCACCACTGGAGAACCTGCTGGCTCCGGTTCCCGCTTCGGCCACCCACATCGGTTTTTCGACACTTCGGATGGAACCGTGCTGGATGGCGCTGGGTCAGGCTGCCGGAACGGCAGCGGCTCTGTGTGTGCAGAAATCGCAATCTGTACATGAATTAGCGGTTCCTGAATTACAAAGTGCCCTGCTTCAGCAAAAAGCAATTCTGGTGTATAGTAAAGGCATGGCAACCACTGACCCGAATTTTGAAGCAAACCAGCTCGCAACGTTAAAGGGAAAATAA